In one Serinus canaria isolate serCan28SL12 chromosome 2, serCan2020, whole genome shotgun sequence genomic region, the following are encoded:
- the LOC103813165 gene encoding collagen alpha-4(VI) chain codes for MDAWKPLLLLYIFTFSTEAEESECNIDLSIAIDISRSVQPAATMLLKQRLQAFLPRLLLQMKSLPNTSCNATVEIGFKFQVLAQNKQLIFDSGFEDYNEEIIQKFLGAQTTVDTYMNADFLQALEENFFNVTSAKVKVLLVFSDGLDDSLEDLKKAADSLRFKGLDALLLVGLDNTQNLTEFWEIEFGRGFGYNEPLSVGFADIANILQRNLDTVAERKCCKVICKCLGENGDHGVRGNPGRKGSTGYRGSPGHPGEEGGIGERGPAGFSGTQGDRGCPGVRGHKGARGYRGSQGEHGESGFDGTDGEQGERGFPGLFGEKGSRGKRGRKGPRGEPGERGESGLRGDHGDPGANSNVSGPKGEKGNLASQGDPGPQGLQGEKGDAGLDGAAGRRGPPGIKGEQGDLGETGYSGETGFPGPQGPRGPQGIRGPPGPQGMPGPLGSLGMPGSPGSVGKLGVRGAKGEPGDPGEKGLAGPPGQRGIPGMDGRDVYGAEGSKGAKGESGFMGYPGPEGEEGDQGIPGAEGPKGIRGRRGNSGTPGSLGDPGDQGPSGPMGAKGPVGTILMEPCELVNFTRKNCRKWGTPSFTSDFT; via the exons ATGGATGCCTGGAAACCACTTCTTCTTCTCTACATTTTCACCTTCTCTACAGAGGCAGAGGAGTCTG aatgcAATATAGATCTTTCTATAGCAATTGATATTTCAAGGAgtgtgcagccagcagccacaaTGCTCCTGAAACAGAGACTGCAAGCATTCCTCCCCAGACTTCTACTCCAGATGAAGTCACTGCCAAATACCAGCTGCAATGCTACAGTTGAAATTGGGTTCAAGTTCCAAGTATTGGCACAGAACAAACAATTAATCTTTGACTCTGGTTTTGAAGACTATAATGAAGAGATCATCCAGAAGTTCTTAGGTGCGCAGACCACTGTGGACACCTACATGAATGCAGACTTTTTGCAGGCACTTGAGGAGAACTTCTTTAATGTGACTTCTGCTAAAGTTAAG GTTCTGTTAGTATTTTCAGATGGGCTGGATGATTCACTGGAAGAcctgaagaaagcagcagaCTCACTTCGCTTTAAAG GTCTTGATGCACTTCTATTAGTTGGCCTGGACAATACACAGAACTTGACTGAATTTTGGGAAATAGAGTTTGGCAGAGGATTTGGATACAATGAACCTCTGAGTGTTGGGTTTGCAGATATTGCAAACATTTTGCAGAGAAATCTT GATACTGttgcagagagaaaatgctgTAAGGTTATTTGTAAGTGTCTTGGAGAAAATGGTGATCATGGTGTCCGTGGAAATCCTGGAAGGAAG GGAAGTACAGGTTACAGAGGATCTCCTGGCCATCCTGGTGAGGAAGGTGGGATT GGGGAGAGAGGCCCAGCTGGTTTCAGTGGGACTCAAGGAGACAGGGGATGTCCAGGTGTCAGAGGCCATAAG GGGGCCAGAGGCTATAGAGGAAGTCAG GGTGAACATGGTGAGAGTGGATTTGATGGGACTGATGGAGAGCAG GGAGAACGTGGATTTCCTGGACTTTTTggagagaaaggcagcagagggaaacGG GGCAGAAAAGGCCCCAGAGGAGAACCAGGTGAACGAGGAGAATCTGGTCTAAGAGGAGATCAT GGAGATCCTGGGGCTAACAGTAATGTTTCTGGCCCTAAGGGTGAAAAAGGAAACCTAGCATCACAG GGAGACCCAGGCCCACAAGGACTCCAAGGAGAGAAGGGTGATGCTGGCCTAGAT GGTGCAGCAGGTCGAAGAGGCCCTCCAGGTATAAAG GGTGAGCAAGGAGATCTGGGAGAAACAGGTTACTCAGGAGAAACTGGTTTTCCAGGCCCACAG GGCCCAAGAGGACCACAAGGGATCAGAGGACCTCCCGGACCACAAGGCATGCCAGGCCCTCTG GGTAGTCTGGGAATGCCTGGTTCACCTGGCTCAGTTGGAAAGTTAGGTGTAAGAGGAGCAAAG GGTGAACCTGGTGACCCTGGAGAGAAGGGCTTAGCTGGGCCCCCTGGACAGAGAGGCATTCCT GGCATGGATGGCAGAGATGTCTATGGTGCTGAAGGAAGCAAGGGAGCAAAG GGAGAATCTGGATTCATGGGATATCCTGGTCCAGAG ggAGAAGAAGGAGATCAGGGCATTCCAGGAGCTGAAGGACCCAAAGGAATTAGGGGTAGAAGA gGTAATTCTGGTACACCAGGTTCCCTGGGAGATCCAGGTGACCAAGGGCCATCAGGACctatg